The Avibacterium sp. 20-132 genome segment ATCGCATTGAACGCAGCAAACGCAACGGATTAATCATCGCGATTTCCATTGGTTGCGGCTTAGCCGTTACTACTCGTCCAGAATTGCTCGAAAAACTCCCACACTTTTTTAAAGAAGTCCTTGGCTCTGGCATTACCGTGGGATCATTATTAGCTTTGATTTTAAACTTGGTGCTACCACAAGATAAAAATTCAAAAGAAAATGGCTAAGCAGCGATTCTATTAGCGGATCGCTATTGGGATAATGTGGTTAAAACTAGACCACCTTGTCCACAAAATAAGGCAAATTGTGGGAGAATGGAGAGAATTTTTTCAAGCCATTTCACTGAGTTTTGCTAGATTTTGGGATTTTCAGACCATTAAGCCATTGGCAATAATCAACATTGCCCTCGCACATTAATGCTTAGGGCAATGTTTTTATCAATGATTAAGCTTTTTTACTTGGCAAGAGTAGCGCTTTTAAATGCGCTAATACGTCTTTTTGAATATGTTTTAAACGTGGACGTTCCTCCTGTTTAAAAGCAAGCGGGCGACAAAATTCCATCGCTTTAATACCAAGCCTTGCGGTAAGCAGCCCAACCCCAACACCTTGTGCGATACGGGCGGAAAATTTTGCCGTCACATCTTGCGAAAGCCAGTCCATTCCAATTTCTTTGACCACTTCCGTTGCCCCCGCAAAAGCCATATTCAACAAGACCATTCGCAATAAACGCAAACGGCTAAAATACCCCAGTTCAATATGATAAAGTTTAGCTAATTGGTTGATTAAACGAATATTTCGCCACGCAACAAAAAACATATCCACCACCGCTAAAGGACTCACTGCAACAACTACCGCCGCTTCAATGGCATTTTTACTAATCAGTTTTTGTGCTTGTTTATCAATCGGTTTTAATACGGTTTGACTGAACAGATCGGCACGTTCGCTAGCAGAATGTCCTTCATTAGATTGCTTTTGCCATTGGATAACTTCTGGTGATTGCGGTGAAATATCCATCGCTTTGATAATGTCTTGACAGAGCTGCTGCACTTTTTCGCTTTCTTGTACAGAAAAATCTTGCTGAAAATCCCCCGCACTTTTGTTTAATAAAAATTGGCTTTTCTCTTGCAATGCCATTCGTTTTTTTAAGTGTACGAGCTTACGCCATTCGTTCACCATTGCACCAATTCCCAACACCACAAAAAAGCAACTTGCCAGCGCAAAAGAAAAATAAATCCATTGGTGATGTTGCCACGTATCAATCAACCACTGTATCGACTGTGCAATCAGCGCGCCAGTAAAAAAGATCGCTGAACTTGCCAGCCATTTTTTCCACCAACGGGGTTTAGGTTGGAGTGCTTGCTCAAATTGTGGTGCGAGATCGCCCGATTCATCTTCTACATCCGTTTCTATGATTAAATTCTCTTGTGAAAAGGTTTGTTTCGGTGCAAAAGCTTGTTGTTCTCGATCTTCAAGTGCGGTGTGAAAAATTTGTTTTTCCATTGTTATCTTTCTCTCTTGCGATCAATCCAGTTTATCCGCTAACAAAAATTGCAATACAGCGTCCATTCTTAAATGAGGAATTGCACTGCCCGGTTCAAGGGGCTGCGGTTCAAATTGATCAAATTCAAATCCTTGTGTTTGCCAAAATTGTGCGTTTGGCAAACGGTTTGGCACATCCCCGGGATAAAGGGTGATTTTTTGCTGATCTTTTTGCCGAATGCCTTGTATCGCGGGGTAAAATTTTCCATTTTGATTCACCATAACTTGTTGTGTTGCACGAATCGCAGCAATCGCATCGTATGTGGTTTTAATGCCTTCATACGCTACATAACGCCCCCCTTCTTGTACTAACTGACGTAGTAGGCTAATTAAATTATGGTGTTGCTCTCTGGTGATGTGATCCGCTTTGGTCGCAAGAAACATCAATTTATCAATTTTTGGTGAAAACAAGCGGTTGAGCAAGGTGCGTTTGCCATAATGAAAACTCTTAAACAGGGCTTGTAAACCTTCTTGCATATCTAAAAAAGCGCGTTGGCTATGATTAAGGGGGGTAAGGCAATCCGCCAAGATCACTTGACGATCAAAGGTAGAAAAATAATCACGATAAAAACCTTTGACGATATGTTGGCAATAATAATCGTAACGATCTGTCAAAACAGCAAAATAGCTGTCGTTATCCGCTTTTTTTAGGGCTTGCCATTGCGCCTTATTAAGATGAACCAAAGGGAAAAATTGCACCGCAGGCGCACCTTCCAATTCCCCCGCTAAGACAAAACGCCCCGGCTGAATAAAATGCAAGCCCTGTGCTTTACAAGCTAATAAGTATTCTGTGTAATCCTTTGCCAGTTGCGCCAAAACCGCTGCATCTGCTTTGGCGAATAAGTCGATTTTTGCTACGTTTTCTTGCCATTTTTGCGCCAATTCAAGGCGTTGCCCTTGCATAAGTTCGCGCTGTTGCTCGCTCCATTGTTGAAAATCTAATTCAAGCAACGGCAAATCTAATAGCCATTCCCCCGGATAATCAAAAATATCAAGATAAAGTGTGCCGGTTTCTTTTAAATGACGCCACAAGCCACGCTGTTGATAACGAATTGCCAAGCGTGTTTCGCTCACTCCGCGGGTAGAATCAGGCCAGCGTGCGGGGGTGTCTGTCAAACATTCCAAGTTCTTTTCATATTCAAAACGAGGAATGTGCATCGTGCGTTGTTCAATGGGTTTTACCGCTATAATCCGTTTCTCTCGCGCCGCATAAAATAAGGATAAATGGGGGTTATCCAGCGTATTAATATGTAAAAGTTGGTTCACAAGACTGGTAATAAATGCCGTTTTTCCGCTACGGCTTAGCCCAGTTACGGCTAAACGCAAAGTGCGGTCAAATCCACGGTCAATGAGGTTATCCAGCTCTTTTTGAATATAATCAAACATTTTATTTCTAAATTTCGCTAATATACTTTAAAATTTCGCCATAATTTATCACAAATATGCCTGTTATGTTTATAAGAAAAATCGTTGTTTCTGCTATTTTGCTGAGTGCCAGCCTAATCAGCTTGCCAAGTTACGCAGCGCCTAAAGTGCCAAAAAGCCTTACGCAAAATGGACTTATTTATTGCACCCAAGCAAACGGTTTATCCTTTAATCCGCAAACCAGTGATGCGGGAACCAGTATGAACGTGGTTACCGAGCAAATTTATAATAAATTATTTGAAATCAAAAATAACAGTGCCACGGTTGAACCGGTACTGGCACAAAGTTATAGCCTGTCTGCTGATGGCAAAACCATTACCATTAATTTACGCAAAGGGATTAAGTTTCATCAAACGGATTGGTTTACTCCAACACGCAATTTCAATGCAGAAGATGTGGTGTTTTCACTTAATCGTGTGCTAGGGCATAATACGGATTTACCTACCTTAGAAACCTTAGTGGATTACAAAAATCCGCAATATCGAATTTTTCACGAACAAGCACGCAAAGTACGTTTTCCCTATTTTGAAAGCATTAAATTACGCGAAAAAATTGAGTCTGTGGTCGCCACCTCGCCTTATCAAGTGCAAATCCACCTCTTTCAGCCTGATGCGTCGATTCTTTCCCATCTTGCCAGTCAATATGCCATTATTTTCTCACAAGAATACGCCTTACAACTCAACGCTGACGATAACCTTTCTCAGCTAGACACCTTGCCTGTCGGAACTGGCCCTTATAAAGTACAAAATTTTGTGCGTAATCAATATGTTCGTTTAGTGAGAAATGAAGATTATTGGCGTAAAAAAGGGGAAATTGAACATATTATTATCGACCTTTCAACAGACAAAACGGGGCGTTTGATTAAATTCTTAAATGGCGAATGTCAGATTACCTCTAGCCCTGACGTGAGCCAACTGGGAATTTTGAAACAATTTAATGAGCGATATTATCTGAAATCCACCGAAGGAATGAATTTGTCGTATTTGGCATTTAATTTTCTTAAACCAGCAATGAAAGATTTAGATCTACGCCGTGCAATCTCGCAAGGCATTGATCGAGAACGTATTATTCATCGTATATATCATAATACAGCAAGTGTCGCGAATAATATTATTCCAAATATTTCTTGGGCAGCAACGGTAAATACCCCTGACTTTGCCTATGATTACAACCCCAACGCGGCGAAAGCCTTTTTACAAGATAAGCAGCTCAAATTAACAATGTGGGTGCTAAATGAAGAACAAGTTTATAACCCTTCACCAATCAAAATGGCTGAATTAATAAAATGGGATTTAGCACAGGTAGGGGTGGAATTAGTGATTCGCCCTGTTACGCGAACTTATTTAATTGAGCAGCTCCGAAATGGCTCAGAAGATTATGATTTAATTCTCACTGGCTGGCTCGCGGGAAATTTAGATCCTGATAGCTTTATGCGCCCTATTTTAAGTTGTGGTACAGTCAATGACATTACCAATTTATCCAACTGGTGCTATGCCCCCTTTGAAGATGCAATGAACCGTGCTTTAAACACTACGCAGTTACGTTCACGCGCTAATTATTATAATATCGCGCAAGAAATTATTTTATCCGAGTTACCCATTATTCCTGTGGCTAATGTCAAACGAATGTTAATTGCAAATTCGCGCGTGAAAGGCTTGGAGTTAGCCCCCTTTGGTAGCATTAACTTCACAACGCTATCCTATCAGCAAGGAGAAGGAAAATGATCCTATCTTTTTTTCGGCATCTTATCCTGTTGGTGATCACCTTAGTCATTCTGTCTATGATTAGCTATGCCGTGTTAATGCGTGATCCCCTAAATGAAGTCTTGGCAACACCCCATTTTTATTCAGGCTATTTTTTCTATGTGCAAAATTTGCTCAATGGGGATTTGGGGATTAGCTACAATGGCGGTGATTCCTTAAGTGATTTAGTTCTCACGGTACTCCCCCCAACCCTTGAACTTTGCTTTACCGCCATTTTACTGGCGTTGCTCTTTGGTATTCCTTTAGGACTTATCGGGGCGGTTTACCGTAAAAAATTATTAGGAAAAATCATCCGCACTTTATCTGTGATAGGGCTTTCTTTACCCGTATTTTGGCTTGCGCCCCTCCTGCTTTATGCCGCCGCCATTTATGGTTGGGAAATTGCGGCAATTGGGCAATATAATTTACTCTATGAAATTCAGCCTATCACGGGCTTTCCTATTATTGATGTATGGTTTATTGACGCCCCTTATCGCATTAAGGTGATCCAAAATGTGCTACAACACCTGATTTTGCCTACATTGGTGCTAATGATTTGGCCTACAATGGAGATTATCCG includes the following:
- a CDS encoding TIGR01620 family protein; the protein is MEKQIFHTALEDREQQAFAPKQTFSQENLIIETDVEDESGDLAPQFEQALQPKPRWWKKWLASSAIFFTGALIAQSIQWLIDTWQHHQWIYFSFALASCFFVVLGIGAMVNEWRKLVHLKKRMALQEKSQFLLNKSAGDFQQDFSVQESEKVQQLCQDIIKAMDISPQSPEVIQWQKQSNEGHSASERADLFSQTVLKPIDKQAQKLISKNAIEAAVVVAVSPLAVVDMFFVAWRNIRLINQLAKLYHIELGYFSRLRLLRMVLLNMAFAGATEVVKEIGMDWLSQDVTAKFSARIAQGVGVGLLTARLGIKAMEFCRPLAFKQEERPRLKHIQKDVLAHLKALLLPSKKA
- a CDS encoding YcjX family protein, yielding MFDYIQKELDNLIDRGFDRTLRLAVTGLSRSGKTAFITSLVNQLLHINTLDNPHLSLFYAAREKRIIAVKPIEQRTMHIPRFEYEKNLECLTDTPARWPDSTRGVSETRLAIRYQQRGLWRHLKETGTLYLDIFDYPGEWLLDLPLLELDFQQWSEQQRELMQGQRLELAQKWQENVAKIDLFAKADAAVLAQLAKDYTEYLLACKAQGLHFIQPGRFVLAGELEGAPAVQFFPLVHLNKAQWQALKKADNDSYFAVLTDRYDYYCQHIVKGFYRDYFSTFDRQVILADCLTPLNHSQRAFLDMQEGLQALFKSFHYGKRTLLNRLFSPKIDKLMFLATKADHITREQHHNLISLLRQLVQEGGRYVAYEGIKTTYDAIAAIRATQQVMVNQNGKFYPAIQGIRQKDQQKITLYPGDVPNRLPNAQFWQTQGFEFDQFEPQPLEPGSAIPHLRMDAVLQFLLADKLD
- a CDS encoding ABC transporter substrate-binding protein; protein product: MFIRKIVVSAILLSASLISLPSYAAPKVPKSLTQNGLIYCTQANGLSFNPQTSDAGTSMNVVTEQIYNKLFEIKNNSATVEPVLAQSYSLSADGKTITINLRKGIKFHQTDWFTPTRNFNAEDVVFSLNRVLGHNTDLPTLETLVDYKNPQYRIFHEQARKVRFPYFESIKLREKIESVVATSPYQVQIHLFQPDASILSHLASQYAIIFSQEYALQLNADDNLSQLDTLPVGTGPYKVQNFVRNQYVRLVRNEDYWRKKGEIEHIIIDLSTDKTGRLIKFLNGECQITSSPDVSQLGILKQFNERYYLKSTEGMNLSYLAFNFLKPAMKDLDLRRAISQGIDRERIIHRIYHNTASVANNIIPNISWAATVNTPDFAYDYNPNAAKAFLQDKQLKLTMWVLNEEQVYNPSPIKMAELIKWDLAQVGVELVIRPVTRTYLIEQLRNGSEDYDLILTGWLAGNLDPDSFMRPILSCGTVNDITNLSNWCYAPFEDAMNRALNTTQLRSRANYYNIAQEIILSELPIIPVANVKRMLIANSRVKGLELAPFGSINFTTLSYQQGEGK
- a CDS encoding ABC transporter permease; protein product: MILSFFRHLILLVITLVILSMISYAVLMRDPLNEVLATPHFYSGYFFYVQNLLNGDLGISYNGGDSLSDLVLTVLPPTLELCFTAILLALLFGIPLGLIGAVYRKKLLGKIIRTLSVIGLSLPVFWLAPLLLYAAAIYGWEIAAIGQYNLLYEIQPITGFPIIDVWFIDAPYRIKVIQNVLQHLILPTLVLMIWPTMEIIRIVQERAAYLFEQPYIKISMTRGWSMYKILYTHILRNTLPLLVPQMTRLFTLVIAQCMLVEGTFGWSGIGRWLINAVAQQDYNSISAGIIVIGLCIIVVNLLVETLTFVLDPLNKKGWYAR